In Pyxidicoccus xibeiensis, the following proteins share a genomic window:
- a CDS encoding SDR family oxidoreductase has translation MSGIKGKVVVITGASSGIGESTARLLARQGAHVVLGARREDRLAALAGAIQAEGGSARYRRLDVTRLEDVQSFVEFAVGAFGRVDVLINNAGVMPLSKLDALKVDEWNRMIDVNIRGVLHGIAAGLPLMKKQRSGQFINISSIGGHAVSPTAAVYCATKFAVMAISEGLRQEVGGDIRVTVISPGVTESELAESISDPLARDTMKEFRKGAIPSDAIARAIAYAVEQPADVDVSEIIVRPTASPY, from the coding sequence ATGTCTGGAATCAAGGGGAAGGTCGTCGTCATCACCGGGGCCAGCAGCGGCATTGGCGAGTCGACTGCTCGGCTGCTCGCCCGGCAGGGCGCTCACGTGGTGCTGGGAGCGCGGCGCGAGGACCGGCTCGCGGCGCTCGCGGGCGCCATCCAGGCCGAGGGCGGCTCGGCCCGCTACCGCCGCCTGGACGTGACGCGGCTGGAGGACGTGCAGTCCTTCGTCGAGTTCGCCGTGGGCGCGTTCGGCCGCGTGGACGTGCTCATCAACAACGCCGGCGTCATGCCGCTGTCCAAGCTGGACGCGCTGAAGGTCGACGAGTGGAACCGGATGATTGACGTGAACATCCGCGGAGTGCTGCACGGCATCGCCGCGGGCCTGCCGCTGATGAAGAAGCAGCGAAGCGGGCAGTTCATCAACATCTCGTCCATTGGCGGCCACGCGGTGTCGCCCACGGCGGCCGTGTACTGCGCCACCAAGTTCGCCGTGATGGCCATCTCCGAGGGGCTCCGCCAGGAGGTGGGCGGCGACATCCGGGTGACGGTGATTTCGCCCGGAGTCACCGAGTCGGAGCTGGCGGAGAGCATCAGCGACCCGCTGGCCCGCGACACGATGAAGGAGTTCCGGAAGGGGGCGATTCCGTCCGACGCCATTGCTCGCGCCATCGCCTACGCCGTGGAGCAGCCCGCCGACGTGGACGTCAGTGAAATCATCGTGAGGCCGACAGCGAGCCCCTACTGA
- a CDS encoding AraC family transcriptional regulator: protein MATTPQAKQPALHPGAPERLAELAGWLEHLTRRDGMHPTAIERLSLIRASSAGEPFHVLHQPALCIIVQGAKRVMVGEEVYRYGAAQHLVISVDLPAVGQVTHATPRTPYLCFRLDLDPGELAELVLKTGAPPPAERGSSRALFIGQTPAPLVDAALRLVRLLDTPEDIPTLAPLTMREILYRLLRSEDGWRLGQIATANSQAQRIVKSIDWLKTHFREPLRIEDLARKVHMSPSALHHHFKAVTNLSPLQYQKQLRLQEARRLLLSDEVDVATAGFRVGYESPSQFNREYRRLFGAPPGRDLRQLRGTRATLVAL from the coding sequence ATGGCGACGACCCCACAGGCGAAGCAGCCGGCCCTCCACCCCGGTGCGCCCGAGCGGCTGGCGGAGCTGGCCGGCTGGCTCGAGCACCTCACCCGGCGCGACGGCATGCACCCGACGGCCATCGAGCGCCTCTCGCTCATCCGCGCATCGAGCGCCGGTGAGCCCTTCCACGTCCTGCACCAGCCGGCGCTGTGCATCATCGTCCAGGGCGCCAAGCGGGTGATGGTGGGCGAGGAGGTCTACCGCTATGGGGCCGCGCAGCACCTCGTCATCTCGGTGGACCTGCCCGCCGTCGGGCAGGTGACGCACGCCACGCCCCGGACGCCCTACCTCTGCTTCCGGCTGGACCTGGACCCGGGAGAGCTCGCCGAGCTGGTGCTGAAGACGGGCGCGCCCCCGCCGGCGGAGCGAGGCAGCTCGCGGGCGCTGTTCATCGGTCAGACGCCCGCGCCGCTAGTGGACGCGGCGCTGCGGCTGGTGCGCCTGCTGGACACGCCCGAGGACATCCCCACCCTGGCCCCGCTGACGATGCGCGAAATCCTCTACCGCCTGCTCAGGAGCGAGGACGGCTGGAGGCTGGGACAGATTGCCACGGCGAACAGCCAGGCACAGCGCATCGTCAAGAGCATCGACTGGCTGAAGACGCACTTCCGGGAGCCGCTGCGCATCGAGGACCTCGCGCGGAAGGTGCACATGAGCCCGTCCGCGCTGCACCACCACTTCAAGGCCGTCACCAACCTGAGCCCCCTGCAGTACCAGAAGCAGCTGCGGCTCCAGGAGGCCCGGCGCCTGCTGCTCAGTGACGAGGTGGACGTGGCGACCGCGGGCTTCCGGGTGGGTTACGAGAGCCCCTCCCAGTTCAACCGCGAGTACCGGCGCCTGTTCGGCGCGCCTCCCGGGAGGGACTTGCGCCAGCTGCGCGGCACCCGGGCAACGCTCGTGGCGCTCTGA
- a CDS encoding serine hydrolase domain-containing protein, with amino-acid sequence MSFPRRLAVFAVFLLGLATSRPAAAQGPVQRIDAFVRAELERQQVPGVGIGVVKNGKVLLAKGYGFANLEHQVPARPETLFQAGSIGKQFTAMAVMLQVEAGKLALADPLTKFFPEAPASWKALTVRHLLNHTSGLPDLEGTLDYRKDYTDEELAKFAYALKPEFTPGARWSYSNTGYVLLGIIVNRVAGRFYGDVLREQVFKPAGMTTARIISEADIVPHRAAGYRMVDGQVKNQEWVSPSLNTTGDGSMYVSVRDLLAWDAAVQKGAILKPESWKEILTPATLTSGATYPYGFGWQLLERAGKPLHQHGGAWQGFRSAFSRFVGDGISIVVLTNSSAANPTRFVEGLVALLNPALARPELKPIEDKEPQVTAHIAALLEKTREGKLAPADFAYLRAGFFPERAKLYQTQLRELGPTGPLVLLERTPLGDDRLYTYRVAFGPRNFQLLVGLAPDERLTLFGMRPE; translated from the coding sequence GTGTCCTTCCCCCGCCGTCTCGCCGTGTTCGCCGTCTTCCTCCTGGGCCTCGCCACGAGCCGCCCCGCCGCCGCGCAGGGCCCCGTTCAGCGCATCGACGCCTTCGTGCGAGCGGAGCTGGAGCGCCAGCAGGTGCCCGGCGTCGGCATCGGCGTCGTGAAGAATGGCAAGGTGCTCCTGGCGAAGGGGTATGGCTTCGCGAACCTGGAGCACCAGGTCCCCGCCAGGCCGGAGACGCTCTTCCAGGCGGGCTCCATCGGCAAGCAGTTCACCGCGATGGCGGTGATGCTGCAGGTGGAGGCGGGCAAGCTCGCGCTGGCGGACCCGCTGACGAAGTTCTTCCCCGAGGCTCCGGCCTCCTGGAAGGCCCTCACGGTGCGCCACCTCCTCAACCACACCTCCGGCCTCCCGGACCTGGAGGGCACGCTCGACTACCGGAAGGACTACACCGATGAGGAGCTCGCGAAGTTCGCCTACGCGCTGAAGCCCGAGTTCACCCCGGGCGCGCGCTGGAGCTACAGCAACACCGGCTACGTCCTGCTGGGCATCATCGTGAACCGCGTCGCGGGCAGGTTCTACGGCGACGTGCTGCGCGAGCAGGTCTTCAAGCCCGCGGGCATGACGACGGCTCGCATCATCAGCGAGGCGGACATCGTCCCGCACCGCGCGGCCGGCTATCGCATGGTCGACGGGCAGGTGAAGAACCAGGAGTGGGTCTCGCCCTCGCTCAACACCACGGGAGACGGCTCCATGTATGTCTCCGTGCGGGACCTGCTGGCGTGGGACGCGGCGGTGCAGAAGGGGGCCATCCTGAAGCCGGAGAGCTGGAAGGAGATCCTCACCCCCGCGACGCTCACCAGCGGCGCCACCTATCCGTATGGCTTTGGCTGGCAGCTGCTGGAGCGGGCCGGGAAGCCGCTGCACCAGCACGGCGGTGCGTGGCAGGGCTTCAGGAGCGCCTTCTCCCGCTTCGTGGGAGACGGCATCTCCATCGTCGTGCTGACCAACTCCTCGGCGGCGAACCCCACGCGGTTCGTGGAGGGCCTCGTGGCCCTCCTGAACCCCGCGCTCGCCCGGCCGGAGCTCAAGCCCATCGAGGACAAGGAGCCCCAGGTCACCGCGCACATCGCGGCGCTGCTGGAGAAGACCCGGGAGGGGAAGCTCGCGCCGGCGGACTTCGCCTACCTCCGCGCGGGGTTCTTTCCGGAGCGCGCGAAGCTGTACCAGACGCAGCTGCGCGAGCTGGGGCCCACCGGACCGCTGGTGCTGCTCGAGCGGACCCCGCTGGGCGATGACCGCCTCTACACGTACCGGGTGGCGTTCGGCCCCCGGAACTTCCAGCTCCTCGTGGGGCTCGCGCCGGACGAGCGACTGACGCTCTTCGGCATGCGCCCCGAGTAG
- a CDS encoding DoxX family membrane protein: protein MGTGTTLNVDVAGAGQGSKSLARHLPTAARFLMGLMFFVFGLNGFLNFIPPPTEPMPEASMAFSIALMKTGYMMPLIKGTEVLAGVLLLANRFVPLALALLAPVIVNIVAFHLFLAPMGMVMTFVVLALELYLAWVYRDAFRPMLALRATPGSK, encoded by the coding sequence ATGGGAACGGGAACGACGCTGAACGTGGATGTCGCCGGAGCAGGCCAGGGCTCGAAGTCGCTGGCCCGCCACCTTCCGACCGCCGCGCGCTTCCTGATGGGGTTGATGTTCTTCGTCTTCGGGCTGAACGGCTTCCTGAACTTCATCCCTCCGCCGACGGAGCCCATGCCGGAGGCCTCCATGGCGTTCAGCATCGCGCTGATGAAGACGGGCTACATGATGCCGCTCATCAAGGGCACCGAGGTGCTGGCGGGCGTGCTGCTGCTGGCCAACCGCTTCGTGCCGCTGGCGCTGGCACTGCTCGCGCCCGTCATCGTCAACATCGTCGCGTTCCACCTCTTCCTGGCGCCGATGGGCATGGTGATGACCTTCGTCGTCCTGGCCCTGGAGCTCTACCTCGCCTGGGTGTACCGGGACGCGTTCCGCCCGATGCTGGCCCTGCGCGCGACGCCTGGGTCGAAGTAG
- a CDS encoding fibronectin type III domain-containing protein, producing MRRSTEKHLLLLLGAVVLQLACGPQPVGGEDGVDERDTIDTVESALTAPTMVEAVPGDSRVTLRWSSATAGTEQYQVRFRVADGTWSYRSAGSNTTYVVTGLTNGTRYEFRVRIKGATVETTSTYSNGLYATPTADECTGTAVRHISVTGAGTKDGLTAQNAGTMANLNAFITAVGPGGQVCIHGGTYGTGYTVSAGGADGAPVTLKGILGRPVFQSTFEASTRAKSGAVAFQVRASNVVFHNLEFRHVGTCFAFRAVAPVSHVTLSQFRAENLATCVDVERSTTASVTDLTVRGAMILQFTRGGIFLASNTNGVLIEDTYIDMQPQLIGGQGSDYPVGIAFYDTARNVVVRRATVLNVIGKQTDYTQGDGIDGESTASDVLVEDSYFRGSEDGCIDTKVRNMLIRNTVAAECKRNYRLWNSATPGPRVESVTSYQPRDAHFFMRSGVTTAVGIAVHSSNAARLVAYDCDTQCTFNVQGVSGTLADASRLNATGAVTGNTLVYGQAVTIPPVPNPTPFTP from the coding sequence ATGAGGCGTTCTACCGAGAAGCACCTCCTGCTGTTGCTGGGAGCCGTCGTGCTCCAGCTGGCGTGTGGTCCCCAGCCCGTCGGTGGGGAAGATGGGGTGGACGAGCGCGACACGATCGACACCGTCGAGTCGGCCCTCACGGCTCCGACGATGGTGGAGGCCGTGCCTGGGGATTCCAGGGTGACGCTCCGCTGGAGCTCGGCCACCGCGGGCACCGAGCAATACCAGGTGCGCTTCCGCGTGGCCGACGGAACCTGGAGCTACCGCAGCGCGGGCTCCAACACCACGTACGTGGTGACGGGGCTGACCAACGGCACGCGCTACGAGTTCCGCGTGCGCATCAAGGGCGCCACGGTGGAGACGACCTCCACGTACTCGAACGGGCTGTACGCGACGCCCACGGCTGACGAGTGCACGGGCACCGCCGTGCGCCACATCTCCGTCACTGGCGCGGGGACGAAGGACGGGCTCACCGCGCAGAACGCGGGGACGATGGCGAACCTGAACGCCTTCATCACGGCGGTGGGCCCGGGCGGGCAGGTGTGCATCCACGGCGGCACGTACGGCACGGGCTACACCGTCTCCGCCGGCGGCGCGGACGGCGCGCCCGTCACCCTCAAGGGCATCCTGGGCCGGCCGGTGTTCCAGTCCACCTTCGAAGCCTCCACGCGCGCGAAGTCGGGGGCGGTGGCGTTCCAGGTGCGGGCCAGCAACGTGGTCTTCCACAACCTGGAGTTCCGCCATGTCGGCACGTGCTTCGCGTTCCGCGCCGTGGCGCCCGTCTCGCACGTCACGCTCAGCCAGTTCCGGGCGGAGAACCTCGCCACGTGCGTGGACGTCGAGCGCTCCACCACCGCGTCAGTGACAGACCTCACGGTGCGCGGCGCGATGATTCTCCAGTTCACGCGCGGCGGCATCTTCCTTGCGTCGAACACGAATGGCGTGCTCATCGAGGACACGTACATCGACATGCAGCCCCAGCTGATTGGCGGGCAGGGCAGCGACTACCCGGTGGGCATTGCCTTCTACGACACCGCGCGCAACGTGGTGGTCCGCAGGGCGACCGTGCTCAACGTCATCGGCAAGCAGACCGACTACACCCAGGGGGACGGCATCGACGGTGAGAGCACGGCGAGCGACGTGCTCGTCGAGGACAGCTACTTCCGGGGCTCGGAGGATGGCTGCATCGACACCAAGGTGCGCAACATGCTCATCCGCAACACCGTCGCCGCCGAGTGCAAGCGCAACTACCGCCTGTGGAACTCGGCGACGCCGGGCCCGCGCGTCGAGTCCGTCACCAGCTACCAGCCCCGGGACGCCCACTTCTTCATGCGCTCGGGGGTGACGACGGCGGTGGGCATCGCCGTCCACTCCAGCAACGCGGCGCGGCTCGTGGCCTATGACTGCGATACCCAGTGCACCTTCAACGTCCAGGGTGTCAGCGGCACGCTGGCCGACGCGAGCCGGCTGAATGCGACGGGGGCGGTGACGGGCAACACCCTGGTCTACGGGCAGGCGGTCACCATTCCCCCGGTGCCCAACCCGACCCCCTTCACCCCGTAG
- a CDS encoding glycoside hydrolase family 25 protein, whose protein sequence is MSPRHPLVNPLSWLSTLALVACSSPSIPAAPAPTLEAKAPEAVAAAPAAPVAAAHPAEAAKGQEAKAWLQGVDVSHYQPTVKWEALTSATAFVFVKATESTGSVDPRFTTHWSGAKKAGLPRGAYHFFHPKEDVDKQVANFTKHLKPDSGELPPVVDVEQFKTEYAGFTCEQLAGMLQRFSQGVEKELGRKPMIYTNHVTWSGSFCDHPYFEDHPLWLAAYTQQAEPKLPKGWKRWHFWQYTESGKVAGIDGQVDQSYFNGTSDELKALLATK, encoded by the coding sequence ATGTCCCCCAGACACCCCCTCGTGAATCCCCTGAGCTGGCTGAGCACCCTGGCCCTCGTGGCCTGTTCCTCCCCGAGCATTCCCGCGGCTCCAGCTCCCACGCTGGAGGCGAAGGCCCCCGAGGCCGTTGCCGCCGCGCCCGCCGCGCCTGTCGCAGCCGCGCACCCGGCGGAGGCCGCGAAGGGGCAGGAGGCGAAGGCCTGGCTGCAGGGCGTCGACGTCTCCCACTACCAGCCCACCGTGAAGTGGGAGGCCCTCACCTCCGCGACCGCGTTCGTCTTCGTGAAGGCGACGGAGTCCACGGGCTCGGTGGACCCGCGCTTCACGACGCACTGGAGCGGGGCGAAGAAGGCGGGGCTGCCTCGCGGCGCCTACCACTTCTTCCACCCCAAGGAGGACGTGGACAAGCAGGTGGCCAACTTCACCAAGCACCTGAAGCCGGACTCCGGTGAGCTTCCGCCCGTGGTGGACGTGGAGCAGTTCAAGACGGAGTACGCGGGCTTCACCTGCGAGCAGCTCGCGGGGATGCTCCAGCGCTTCTCGCAGGGCGTGGAGAAGGAGCTCGGCCGCAAGCCGATGATCTACACGAACCACGTGACGTGGAGCGGCAGCTTCTGCGACCACCCCTACTTCGAGGACCACCCGCTCTGGCTCGCCGCGTACACGCAGCAGGCCGAGCCCAAGCTCCCCAAGGGCTGGAAGCGCTGGCACTTCTGGCAGTACACGGAGAGCGGCAAGGTGGCCGGCATCGACGGACAGGTCGACCAGAGCTACTTCAACGGCACCTCGGACGAGCTGAAGGCCCTCCTCGCCACGAAGTAG
- a CDS encoding DUF899 domain-containing protein, protein MNNHKVVSREEWLEARKRLLARERELTHLKDQLSQQRRELPWVRVDKKYVFQGPDGEETLSQLFAGRSQLLVYHFMFAPEWEAGCKSCSFWADNFNGFVPHLAHRDVTMLAISRAPLPKLQAYQRRMGWSFKWVSSGGSDFNFDYGVSFKPEELARHRASYNYGPFEENNTDMPGVSTFYKDADGQVFHAYSSYARGIDSLNAAYQYLDLVPKGRDEQGLAHPMAWLRRRDEYA, encoded by the coding sequence ATGAACAACCACAAAGTCGTATCGAGGGAAGAGTGGCTGGAGGCGCGCAAGCGCCTGCTGGCCCGGGAAAGGGAGCTCACGCACCTGAAGGACCAGCTCAGCCAGCAGCGGCGTGAGCTGCCCTGGGTGCGGGTGGACAAGAAGTACGTCTTCCAGGGGCCCGACGGTGAGGAGACGCTGTCCCAGCTCTTCGCGGGGCGCAGCCAGCTCCTCGTCTACCACTTCATGTTCGCTCCGGAGTGGGAGGCCGGGTGCAAGAGCTGCTCGTTCTGGGCGGACAACTTCAACGGCTTCGTTCCGCACCTGGCGCACCGCGACGTGACGATGCTCGCGATTTCGCGCGCGCCGCTCCCGAAGCTCCAGGCCTACCAGCGCCGCATGGGCTGGAGCTTCAAGTGGGTGTCCTCCGGAGGGAGCGACTTCAACTTCGACTACGGCGTCTCGTTCAAGCCCGAGGAGCTTGCCCGGCATCGGGCCAGCTACAACTACGGGCCGTTCGAGGAAAACAATACGGACATGCCGGGAGTCAGCACGTTCTACAAGGACGCCGACGGTCAGGTGTTCCACGCGTACTCCAGCTACGCGCGGGGCATCGACAGCCTGAACGCGGCCTACCAGTACCTGGACCTCGTCCCGAAGGGGCGTGACGAGCAGGGGCTCGCGCACCCCATGGCATGGCTCCGGCGCCGGGACGAGTACGCCTGA
- a CDS encoding NHL repeat-containing protein — translation MTQPQTKTAKPKGPPRVRAAEVVREYGPFAGVEKVHGVTHDGHRVWAATGAKLIAFDPESGETVRTLDVAGDAGTAFDGKHLFQIAEARIDKIDLETGKVVASIPAPGQGRDTGLAWAEGSLWVGQYRDRKIHQIDPETGAILRTIESNRFVTGVTWVDGELWHGTWEDGASDLRRIDPGSGAVLERLEMPQGTGVSGLESDGGELFFCGGGPAGRVRAVRRPKGEGP, via the coding sequence ATGACCCAACCCCAGACCAAGACAGCGAAGCCGAAAGGTCCGCCACGCGTGCGGGCCGCGGAGGTCGTCAGGGAGTATGGCCCGTTCGCGGGCGTCGAGAAGGTGCACGGTGTCACGCACGATGGCCACCGCGTCTGGGCCGCCACCGGCGCGAAGCTCATCGCCTTCGACCCCGAGAGCGGCGAGACGGTGCGGACGCTGGACGTCGCGGGGGATGCAGGGACCGCCTTCGACGGCAAGCACCTGTTCCAGATCGCGGAGGCGCGCATCGACAAGATCGACCTGGAGACGGGGAAGGTCGTCGCTTCGATTCCCGCACCCGGCCAGGGCCGTGACACCGGACTCGCCTGGGCCGAGGGCTCGCTCTGGGTGGGCCAGTACCGCGACCGGAAGATTCATCAAATCGACCCGGAGACTGGCGCCATCCTGCGCACCATCGAATCCAACCGCTTCGTGACGGGCGTGACGTGGGTCGACGGCGAGCTCTGGCACGGCACCTGGGAAGACGGCGCGAGCGACCTCCGCCGCATCGACCCGGGCTCGGGCGCGGTGCTCGAGCGGCTCGAGATGCCTCAGGGCACCGGGGTGAGCGGGCTCGAGTCGGACGGTGGAGAGCTTTTCTTTTGCGGTGGCGGGCCCGCGGGACGGGTGCGCGCCGTGCGGCGACCGAAGGGAGAGGGACCATGA
- a CDS encoding helix-turn-helix domain-containing protein translates to MDSLISAAARALSVGDVLGALRHVALRDDAPALALRGIAMAQLGEHGKARELLRRAARAFGASEELARARCKVAEAEVALATRDLTWSPRALDSALLTLEARGDGVNALHARLVAIRRLLLLGRIGEAADALARLDTRGVPPPLVTIAELANAEVALRSIRTRPARAALERAHEAARRARVPALMAEVEQARTVLERPAARRLRAGAEQQLLLEEVEAVLASGELVIDACRRELRSGAQVVSLARRPVLFALARALGEGGPDGVDRELLIARAFGVRRVNESHRARLRVEIGRLRAVLAPLARVEATKTGFALTPNPPAPVTVLLPPIDGDSAALLALLSDGEAWSTSALALALGDSQRTVQRALAELEASGRVRSLGQARARRWLSPPLAGFTTTLLLPASAPGGY, encoded by the coding sequence ATGGACTCCCTGATATCCGCGGCCGCGCGGGCGCTCTCCGTGGGAGACGTGCTCGGTGCCTTGAGGCACGTCGCCCTTCGCGACGATGCCCCGGCGCTCGCGTTGCGTGGCATCGCCATGGCCCAGCTGGGCGAGCATGGGAAGGCTCGCGAGCTCCTGCGGCGGGCCGCGCGTGCCTTCGGCGCGAGTGAAGAGCTCGCACGCGCTCGCTGCAAGGTGGCCGAGGCGGAGGTGGCGCTCGCGACGCGCGACCTGACCTGGTCACCGCGCGCACTGGACTCGGCGCTCCTGACGCTCGAGGCCCGGGGAGACGGGGTCAACGCACTGCACGCCCGGTTGGTCGCCATCCGTCGCCTGCTGCTGCTCGGCCGCATCGGCGAGGCCGCTGATGCGCTCGCGCGCCTCGACACGCGCGGCGTGCCACCGCCGCTGGTGACCATTGCCGAGCTCGCCAATGCGGAGGTCGCCCTGCGGTCGATTCGGACGCGCCCCGCACGCGCAGCCCTGGAGCGGGCTCACGAGGCCGCGCGACGGGCGCGCGTCCCCGCGCTGATGGCCGAGGTGGAGCAGGCCCGCACCGTGCTGGAGCGGCCCGCCGCCAGGCGGCTTCGCGCGGGCGCCGAGCAGCAGCTGCTGCTCGAAGAGGTGGAGGCCGTGCTTGCGTCGGGCGAGCTCGTCATCGACGCCTGCCGCCGCGAGCTGCGAAGCGGAGCGCAGGTCGTGTCCCTGGCCAGGAGGCCGGTGCTCTTCGCGCTGGCACGGGCGCTGGGCGAAGGCGGGCCGGACGGCGTGGACCGCGAGCTCCTGATTGCCCGCGCCTTCGGCGTGCGCCGGGTGAACGAGTCCCATCGGGCCCGCCTGCGGGTGGAGATTGGCCGCCTGCGCGCGGTGCTCGCGCCCCTGGCCCGGGTCGAAGCGACCAAGACGGGCTTCGCGCTCACGCCGAATCCCCCGGCGCCCGTCACCGTGCTCCTGCCTCCCATCGACGGAGACTCGGCGGCGCTGCTGGCGCTGCTCTCCGACGGCGAGGCCTGGTCGACGTCGGCGCTCGCACTCGCACTGGGTGACAGCCAGCGTACCGTCCAGCGGGCGCTCGCTGAGCTCGAAGCGTCGGGGCGGGTGCGCTCGCTGGGGCAGGCCCGGGCACGGCGCTGGCTTTCGCCTCCGCTCGCGGGATTCACGACGACCTTGTTACTCCCCGCGTCCGCGCCCGGTGGGTACTGA
- a CDS encoding VOC family protein, protein MNIHEVFAYLRVKGADRAIAFYKQSFGATEKLRLTEPGGRIGHVELELGGTTVMLSEEFPELGILGPQSIGGTSVTIHLHVDDADAAIQRAAAAGATIVRPPTDAFYGERSGTVRDPFGHEWSIGHSIEDVTPEEMQRRYNQLFATR, encoded by the coding sequence ATGAATATCCACGAGGTGTTCGCATACCTGCGCGTGAAGGGGGCGGACCGGGCGATTGCGTTCTACAAGCAGTCCTTCGGCGCGACCGAGAAGCTCCGGCTCACCGAGCCGGGCGGGCGCATCGGCCACGTCGAGCTGGAGCTCGGCGGGACGACGGTGATGCTGTCGGAGGAGTTCCCGGAGCTGGGCATCCTCGGGCCGCAGTCGATTGGCGGCACGTCGGTGACCATCCACCTCCATGTCGACGACGCCGACGCGGCCATCCAGCGCGCCGCCGCCGCGGGGGCCACCATCGTCCGTCCACCAACGGACGCCTTCTACGGGGAGCGCTCGGGGACCGTGCGGGACCCGTTCGGACACGAGTGGAGCATCGGCCACTCCATCGAGGACGTCACACCCGAGGAGATGCAGCGCCGGTACAACCAACTGTTCGCTACGCGCTGA
- a CDS encoding AraC family transcriptional regulator: MYSRLPRAALQPFVKTLWATCAGPSVPGTSGLRERVLPTGAVHLVIRLSGSPLRLYDTPSSEDGRVLGHAVVGGPRTGFYVRDVSSPAESVGALLYPGAAPLLLGVPAEALAERHTPLDALWGGFASELTERLHEAQTPEARLSTFESLLLSRLRGEARIAPVLSFSLGRLASGVEVGRVVDQTGYSHRHFIALFREAVGMAPKQYARVVRFGAALERLAARGAPRPGDVAADAGYSDQAHFHRDFRAFTGLSPGEYQAAAPLKAHHVPIRSNSFKTLSPRAGTFPRE; this comes from the coding sequence ATGTACAGCCGTCTTCCCCGTGCCGCGCTCCAGCCCTTCGTGAAGACGCTCTGGGCGACGTGCGCGGGCCCCTCCGTGCCCGGGACCTCCGGGCTGCGCGAGCGCGTCCTCCCCACGGGCGCGGTGCACCTCGTCATCCGGCTCTCGGGCTCCCCGCTCAGGTTGTACGACACTCCGTCGTCCGAGGACGGAAGGGTGCTCGGGCATGCCGTCGTCGGCGGACCGCGCACGGGCTTCTACGTCCGGGACGTCTCGAGCCCGGCGGAGTCCGTGGGCGCCTTGCTGTACCCGGGGGCCGCGCCCCTGCTGCTCGGCGTTCCGGCCGAGGCGCTCGCCGAGCGCCACACGCCGCTCGACGCGCTCTGGGGAGGCTTTGCCTCCGAGCTCACCGAGCGGCTGCATGAGGCGCAGACACCCGAGGCGCGCCTTTCGACCTTCGAGTCCCTGCTGCTCTCCCGGTTGCGGGGCGAGGCACGGATTGCTCCCGTGCTGTCATTCTCGCTGGGGCGCCTCGCCTCCGGCGTGGAGGTCGGACGCGTGGTCGACCAGACGGGCTACAGCCACCGGCACTTCATTGCCCTGTTCCGCGAGGCGGTCGGAATGGCACCGAAGCAGTATGCGCGCGTAGTCCGCTTCGGGGCAGCGCTCGAGCGGCTGGCGGCCAGGGGGGCTCCCCGTCCGGGCGACGTCGCGGCGGACGCCGGCTACAGCGACCAGGCGCACTTCCACCGCGACTTCCGCGCGTTCACCGGCCTGTCCCCCGGCGAGTACCAGGCGGCCGCTCCGCTGAAGGCCCACCACGTCCCCATCAGGTCAAATTCGTTCAAGACGCTGTCGCCGCGCGCGGGCACATTCCCCCGCGAATGA